Within the Candidatus Babeliaceae bacterium genome, the region AAGCATAATAACCAATACAATTTTTCTGTTGTCTATTTGGTTGCATAAAGAATCTATCTGTCCCACCGCATTTAGGGCATGACGATTTATATTCCCCGCCTTGAGTTCCGGCTACCCACTGAGGATTGATACCCGCTTCTTTTGCCAATTCAAGCAAATCCATAAAAATATCCTTTTAGTTGGTGGATGTAGTGGATATGGTGGATTTGGATAAGCTCACTCGAAAAATTTACACAATTTAAAATTTTTTCGACAAACAAAAACAAACCCACTATATCCACCATATCCACGAGCTCTATTTATTAATTTTTCTTACACGCCACAAAAAAGTACCTTGATTTTTTTCCATTTGTTCAAGGCGAAAACCGTTTTCAATGCGATTTTTAAAGGAAGCGAATTTTTTAGCCAAAATACGTGAGTTTATTTCTTCTTTGCGATCAGGTGCAAGTTCACAAAGCACATCTTTAAGTTCTTTGCTTGTTTCATCCATAGATGTAAGAGCATGACAAGCTAACTCTTTTACTTTAATCGATTGCTCATTAAAAATTTCATACCAGCTAGAGAAGAGGATTTCCAATGTGTTGCGTATTGGATCTGCATCTTCAATTTCCTTACGGCTTTCGCATGGATCAGCTAAGCCAATCCAAATAACTGCAGAACGGACCCAGTTGCTCCATGCCTCAAATCTACCAAATGGAGAAACATCAATTTTAGGTAAACCTGCAACATGATAAGCTCTAAGAATAATAAGAGCGGCTCTTACTAGTGCTGCTCTATGTGTAGGTATATGTAAATAAAGATTTTCTCTAAAGGATCGTTCTTCTGGCCGTTCAACCTGTGGATCAATTTTACATAACAATGTTCGAGTAGAAATATCTCCCATAAACGTTAAATTATTGCCTGTAGCAAGAAAAGTTGCATTTGTTAAGACAGTTCTCGTTTCATTGCCACCAAGAAGGCGATCTTTGTATTCCCGCTGGGTTAATATTGCACATAATGAGGCGCTTCCAAAAGGCCTTTCCACATTGTCATAACAAACAATTGGGTCACCCTCCATTAAAATTGCCATAATGCGTTTTTTCTCCTCTGCTTCACTATCAGCTTGCGCAATGACACTATTTGGTTTACCTGTGGTAATAAGAGCAGCCACATCAGCCAAGAGACTTTTACCGCTAGCCATCTTGGGAGCCGTAAAGCCAAATAATGGAGCCGTTGGTATAGATTTGCGTATTAATGCAGTAAGTATTGCGGTTATCGATACCGATTTACTTACTTCATCTTCAAATGGAAAATCTTTAATCAGATTTAAAAGTAGATCCTTTGCAACTAAGGCATCTTCATATGTTGGATATTCGGGTATTTTTTCAAAATCGCAGTCACCTGGTATAAATAACATGCCAGAATTTTCATCGTATCCAGGATTATCGAGAATGCTTCCATCTTCTCGCAAAGTAGGAGTATTAATAATCCCTACAAGGATCGGCAATTTCCATTCTTGTTTGGCCAGAAGACAACGTGCTATTTTTTCTGGGCAGTCAATTTTTCTTGTATCATCCTTTGTACCAAGTCTTACAAAATTACCCAATTCTGTTAAAAGTAACGTAAGGTGGACCTGATCAATTTCTTTGATAATTGCCGTATCTCTTGCCCGTCGCTTAATAGGAGCTGATTTTTCTTGTGGAATAAAAGATACATTGGCTACGCGTACCAACTTTCCAGCGCGCTGATAAATATTCTTTTCACGATGTCTTATGAGAAGATCTTCAACAGCGTTAACAGCTTCATGCAATTTTGCCGGTTCAATGCAAATAGTAGCTTCAAGCTTTTTTCCATGTAGAAGTAAATTGCGGCCTATTTGCTGAAGTTCGAGTATCTGTGAGGCAATTTCAGGATCATCATCAATAGGGGGTATAACCTCTAAAAACTTTTCGATAGAACATTTATAGCCAAGTTGCTCCATCCTACTTAAAAGAAAATCTTCTTCTTTGATCAAATCTGCACAAGCAAGATCAAATTCTTGCGTAAGGCTTTTTTTATTTTGATCATTGGGCTTGTCTGTGCTAATATTATCCATATTAGTTCTCCAAAATGTATACACCATCGACTGCATCGATGGTTTTTGCTTTTAATTACTTAATCTCACAACTTCTTTAAATTTAGTAATAATCTCCTCTTCTATTTGTGTAGCAATTTTTCGGTTTATTGGATGAAATACATGAAGACCTCCATTAGCTGTCTTCCGAGTTGGGTAAGCTAAGCGATATCCACCACTGGGGCGCGTATAGACACCTATAGACCCAAGATAAAAGCTGTCGTCAAACACAAAGCTCGCAAATGCAACAAGGCCATTAATCGGTTTGATGGGTGTTACTTCTATCTCGCTTATTCTGTTGCTCATGCGAATACCTCTTCGTTGTATTAGTCCTACGATCAATTTGAATTAATAAGGAAAAAAACATTGTAAGTCGGTTAAGCTCATCAGAAGACAGCATTACTTCCGCGTTAGAAGCTAATTGTTTTTTTGTAATGAGGTTTTGGGCAGACTGTGTTTTTTTTTCCATGTACACAGTCTATTAAAAAGAAAGTCGGCACGACTCGTGCCGAGAATTTGATAGTTATTGCTACTTGATTTGTGTAAAAATAATTCTTGGATTACAAAAAATATTGTTATCTTTTTGTTTTTGTTGAATAACTCGCCCCAACTTAAAACGTGCATTAAATGCCTTGTTAATATACTTGATTGTGTGGTCAATTAAACGCATCTGCTTGCCATCGAGTTCATATTCTTTTTCACCTTTAATACAAGTGTATGCATTCTGATAAGAGATAGTTTTTTTATTTAACAATTGACTTGCTAATTTCTCCGCATGGCTATATTTACCAAAAATTAGTCCATCCTTATCATCTCCATCTTCATATAACTTGAAAATTAAATCGCCATTAACTTTTTTCCACCACAACTTTTTAATACTGGATGGCTTGTTAATACCTAAATAAGAAAAATATTGTTTTATCGCTTCCATAGTTCTTGGTACATGTTGCTTGTATTCATCTATATTAAAAAGTTGTCCATAATCTTCTAACTCAAGCAAAACAAGTTTCTCATAAAGCTCTTGCAGTTCTTTAATACTCGGATCCTTTTTTGATCTATCCAAAATAGCTGCCCTATATGCTTCACTATCTATACCTTCATAAAACGTCCTCAGTTTACGAGCGCTATTCCAATCGCTTATTTCTTGTTTTTTTTGTATTTTCCATTGCGCGCTTTCCCATTCATTAACAGATGCTTCAAAGAAAAGTTTTTGTATTTTTCCATCTTCATCAATCACAGCATATTTACCAACAAATACCCGATGAATAGCTTCTTTAGCTAAAAGGGATAAAATTTTACGCAACATACAAAAACGACCAAGGGCAAGCCCAAGACCCAATATCTCAGGATTTTCATATTGTCCTAGGGCATCAGTAATATCGGAATTTACTGATGCTCGCTTCGTTATATATTTTTTTATCTTCACGTATGCTTTATCTAAAACGATTAAAGCGTTATGCTCAAGTTTGCCCAAAAACGATAAATCCTGATCGCCTACAGTTAATATGGACTCAAGAGCGCTGTGTAAATGAGTATTACTAAAAATTGCATTTGTAAATTCATACAATAAATTAAAAAAAATCTTTAAATTAGTTACTGCAACTGTCCGATTGCAAATTGACTGCAACTTTTCCAATAATGGCTGAATTTCAGATGATACCATTTCATTACCTTTTCAAGCTTTTATTAATATTTTGCATGTTTAGTTTTTATATAGTTTAAGAAAAATAATTTTATTGGATAGTAACAAGCCATTATGATTCTTAAATGTCCAAATTTATGCTAAAATATATTGTATATAATGCTATTTATACACAACATTTCGAGTTACGCATGAACGATCCTGTCCTTCCTAAAATTATCGATAATCAAAAGCTGTATAGCTTTGATGAAGCCCAATCAACAAAAAAAGAACTCATTTGGCAAAAGTTAGCAAATACCACTGTTGAGCAGGCGATACAAGAATGGCTTGAGGCCCTGGGGCCATTAACCGCCAAGAACTATGCAAGTGGTATGAATATGTTATCTGCTGCAGGCCTCCTTAACACTCAGACAACGTTACAAGCGTTCGCCATAATCACTCATGATGCTGTTATTGATAAAATTAAAAACCTTCCCAATGCATTAGAAAGCACTAAACAAGCACGAGCGGCATGTTATATATCATTCACGCGCTTCTTAAATCGGCAAACACAAGGTCTTATCAATAAAGTTATGCCAAGCCGCGAAGGAACGACAAAAACTTTTTATCGTATTCGCGAAAAAGTTAATACTGAAGCCTTGACACGTGTTCAATGGACAGCATTTCTGCGAGAGCTCAATAAGATCAATAAGCGTGATTGTTTAATTGCGAAGATTATTTTGCAAGGTGGTAAACGAGTGAGCGAGGTACTGACCCTCAAGATTGGTCAGATAAGCGATCAGGAGAAAGAAATAACCTTTAGGCAATCAAAGACCAGAGGTTGTGAGAAAGAAACGATTATAACGTATCCTAAGTCGCTATTTAATGAACTGAAAAATTATATTGGTAATCGTGAAGGCATAGTGTTTGTTACAAAGAATAATCAGCCTGTAATGCTTAATCAGCTGGCAGTTACTTTTAAAAAGGCAGGTCTTTTAGCGGGCATAAAGAAGGTTACTCCCCATGTATTAAGAGCTTCTGCTGTTACTTATTTTAAGGACCAAGGTTGTTCTGATAGCGATATCATGAAGGTAACAGGCCACGCATCAGCTGAGATGATACATGCGTATGACAAAAGTGAACGTGCTCAAAATGCCAGCAAGAAAATCAACTTGGTGGAATAGTCGAAAAAGTTTGATTTTGGCGGACGAATCGCAATTATTATGTTATTTTCTATATAAGGATTATCAAAATAGTACGGTAGCCACACTGTTTTTATAAATTTTACAATACTGCTCTATAAAAAAATCTAATAATTAAGGACTACATGAAAAAGTTATCACTATGCCTTTTACTTATCTCATACAATATATATGCAGATTCTTGGAATGTAATTCAAGATAGAATTAATAGCGTGATGACAAAGGAATTTTTAAATAACAATCAACAAATGGAAGCTAAATATCAAAACGAGATTCTTAAGATTTTTCTGAACAAAAAATTAATGATGCAAAATGCTCATAAAATAGTACAAGAACTCAAGGTGATAACCCGACAATGGTTAATATTATCTAAAGACAATGCCAATACCACAAAAGCGTTACATAAAAAATTACTTGATGGCGTTCGTACAGGCGTTATAAAAAACTTTGATCAATTCATAAATATCGTTGAGGAATATGAGTTAAAAAAGATTACCCATATGGATAATCTTTTTGAGCAAAACAAAGATATTATTATTTTAAAGGATATAGCCAAAGCATTTTTATGGCCGTTTAGTGCAGAATCTGTAAAACGTTTAGTAAAAAACCTACATAAAATCGAACCTTTTGAAATCAATGAAGATATTTTTGATCATGATGAAAATTGCATAGATTGTGTATCAATGCCTTGTACTTATACAAGAATTTATAAGACATATAATTTATCCCGCTCAGAAGAATTTGAACGCGCAGCAAATTTATTAGAAATATTGCTTAAAGACCCTCTATTCCATGACACAATTGCTTATACAATGTCTAACCAAGAAAATTTTTGGTATAACTCGCCAGAGTATATTGAATTTTTTGAAATATATAAAAAACTAGAGCAAGAATTGAATTTCATATTAGAAGACTTTATGAGAGATATCGAAAAAATAAACGCATAGCCGTATCTATAAAAGTGATAAGGACATAGACTCACGAAATCTATGTCCTTTAAAATAAGTAAATTACGATAATAGAATTTTCATTCTGCGTGTCCAAATAAATCTTTATTTGCGAAATCTATAGCTTCAAGTAATATCTTTTTCATGTCTTCAATATTTTTACATTTTTTCTCAAAGATAGGGTTATCCCAATCATAATCTTTAATAACTACAATTTTAAAAAACCCATTAGGCTCAAATTCTGGATACTAGCCAACATCAATTAAGTGATTATTAGCTTCTAGTTGTAGAATATCTTCTTTATAAAAAAGTTCTTGTTTTTCAAATGACAATGATGGATCAAGATAAAAACCATCAAAAAGAACTTTTACTTTTTTTGATCTTATGTCTTTTAAGAAATCCAATTTAAATTTGTTCATTATGCTCAAATAAATCTTTATTGGTTTCACTTTTAAAGATTTCGAGTTGTTCAATATTGGCACATCGATATCGTTTAAATAGGGCTATCAAATCGGCTAAATCATTACGAGATAGGTTTTTATATATAGTATACATATCTAGTTTTTGCACGCTCTTTATATATTGAGCCTTTGCTAACCATTCCGACATGGATTCTCTGTCATGTTTCGAATTAAACTTCTGGGGAGAGATTTTAATATATACTTCTTCTTTGGATATGACACCTACCGTGATATCGCCAGGCTTTATTTCAACAATATATCCCTCTGATAAATTGAAGATAAATTTTTCAAAGGTAACGCGCCTTACAATGTCAAAATATTTAATAATTAAATCTAAATTAGCTTGAATGGCAGGCAGTCTACCATCACTCCAGTCAACATAAACAGTTTTATCAATAGGCTTTCCAAGTAGTTCTTCAAGAGAACTGATGATTCTCTCAGGGTCATACTCAAGATATATTTTCTTTTCTATTCTATCCCAATCTATTTTACCCCAATAAGTAATCGGATATGAATTTTCAAATAATTGAGATAGCTTATCCGATTCTTGCGTGGGCAATAGAGTTGCACCGAGTGCTTCTATGCATTCTTTAAATAACGGGCGACTTTCTAAGAATTTTGATGTCATAATTCGTCACTTTTTTGACGTGAAAGTTATTCGAAACTGCTAAGATAAAACTATTAATGATTATTTAAAGAATTTGCTTTTTCTTTATCAATTTTCGATTTTGTACTTTCATAAGATCCTACCATTTTTCTAATTAAAGAATGAACTTCACGTAAATAAAAATCCATATTTTCATAAGCTTGATGTAATCGATATAATAACTCTTTTATTTTAGCCTCATCGCTACATAATTTTAATTCTTCTAAAATAACTTTTAGATTATTCTCAACTTCATGATATTTATCAATACTTTTTTGAGCTTTTTTAAATTTAGATTGACTAATAATGCGTCCATCAACGGAATTGTTGTATTTTTGGATTGTCGTAAATATCTTTAATAAGAAATCATTCATATAAATCTACTATCATTTAATTAATATGTTTATTTTTTTTAAATTTATTTTGATCCAGCATTTTAGCTATTAATTCACCAATTTGATCAAATTGCCACTCAATCATTCCGACTTCTAAGTGTAAATATACAAATTCATCACCTATCTTAGTAGTATTTTTAATTTTATTTGAATTTAATTTAATTAATATATCATCCAATTTTTTTAATGTTTGAACGCAGTCCCTCAAATTATCTTCTTCCTCGTCCAAATCATCATTAGAAAGTTTTTTTACATTATTGGAAGAATTCAATTTTTTTAAAATCTCAAAAGTTAAATTTAAATTATCAATCATAATTTAAGTCTCCGATTGATAATCATTTTTACAGTTACTTGATAATTTCCAAATTAATTTATCTACAGCATGAAACCTGCTTAAGAGATCGTAATAAATTCTATTGAGCCTAATAAGTAGTATTTTTTGTTCTTCAGGTGTGCATAATTTTAATTTATTGCAAATTTTATTTAATTCTTTCTCAATTTTCACTACTTTATCAATCTTCCTTTCCGTTTGTTTGAATTGCAAATCAGAAACAACTTTATTTTTTGATATATTATTAATTTTTTTTAAAACATTTATAATTTCTTTTAAACTTGCCATCTAAGTTCCTAATAGTTATTTTAATTTTTTCTTACTATAAACCTTACGCAATTCTTTACTATATAATTTTAATTTTCCTTCAGTTTTAGAAAGTGATTCCACGATCAACTCATTTGTTTTATGAAACTGAAAAACGATGTCAAAAAATATTAAATGTAAATCCAATAATCCATCCCTGATTTCGCCTATTCCTTCTGATGGATTTTTATAAGAAGAAATTAACGAATCCAAAATGCTACGTAATTCTTGTAACGATTTCATATGGTCTCGAAGATCACTTTCCTCATATAATTCTTTTTTGTTAAAATTTTTTTTCGATGAATTTGAATTTAATACTTGCAATATTTCTAGTGTTATTTTTATATTATCGATTATATTTTTTGTCATTATAATTTCCTACCCTTTATTTGCCCTGTTTTTAATCCATTTAAGGTTCCATCCATATTTAAGACACACTTGGCAGTTCCACTTTTATCAAATACCTCAATATGATTTCTATGAAGCATATCTAGATAAAATTGATCTCCCTTGTTTAAATATTGATTATTTGGTTTTCCATTAACTTTATATATTTGAGCTCCTTGATAAATATATCCTGTGGGAATACTTTCTTTTTTAAGTTCTCGACCGATATCAGAGTTGAAAAAATCCTTCATAGTAAACTTTTGATTTGGATCAACACGCGACTGAGAGATATTTTTTGTTTCTGATTCACCAAGTTTTGATCGGGACGAACCGCCTGTTTTATTAGGGTTTGATCTGCTTAAATGATATTTTTTAAGTTCTTTAAATCCATTAACCGCTTGAAGAAGTTTAGCTCCATCAACAGTAGCAGTTGCAAGTGCACGTCCAGCTCCATAAGGATTATTATCTACTACCGCATAACCAATAGCTATAGCATCTTCTATAAAATCTTTACCGTGCGTTATTATTGCATGACCATTAAGACTCATGCCTATTGCAGTTGCAACTGGTGATGCAATAACCGACGCTGCTACATTAACAACACAGCTTACAGCAACAGCAGTAGGTAGGCCTTTTAGTGTATCAATGCCTTGGTGACCGATTTCTTCACTAAAGCCACGAACAACTTCTTGAAGGGCGCTGAGGAATAATTCTATTTCTCGTTGCGCTTCTTTATTACCTTGTGAATAATGATTCTGTAACACTTGTGCAAGTTTTATCGATTCAGCATCAAGACCATCCAACACAGCCCCGTGACCAAGTTGTACATACATGTTAATGGCACTAAATCTTTTCTGACACTCTTGTTCTACCCCTTTGCTAAATTCATGAGATTGAAAATGTTGCTTTATTTCACTGGATTCTTGGTGAAGTACATACTTATTAGGAAACATTTCAGCAAGCTTCTGTTGCGCTGCTTGCAACATTTCTTGCCTAACATCTTTATTATATGCAGGAACTTGTACAGATGTTGCGGAAGAAGACGAAATATTATTATTAGATATATTTACAATCTCACGTTCAGCATTTCTATCGCGCATTTCATAAATTTCACGTCCTCTTTCTTGCCCGATCCAACTATCAACCTTATCTTGTAGCTGCTTGCCTGATGCAATAAGATTTTTAGCGGCACCTGCGCCAAGCGTGGTTGCTATTAGGGCGTATGACATATATTTGCCCGTTGTAGCCTGATCTATTTTTATATCTTGGAGTGTTAGCTTTGCGCACTCTTCATAAAATGTTAATCGCTGTACTGCTTGCGCGTAAATAAGCCCAGTTTCTAAATACTGTTTATGAATATTTTCTAGTTTATAATCATTTACCAGATCATCTGCTAAATTTTCACCTTTTTTTTTCTGTTGCAATATTTGAGCTTCATTATGAAGCGCCATTAATTTATTTTCGATTGCTGGTAAAACATCAAACTTTTGAAATTCTCGAGCTAGCAGTAAATTATTAAAAATGGCGATTTTATCATTCGATGCCAGTTGAAGTAAAAAATTTTCTTTAAAAGCATTTATTTGATAAAGAGAGGGCTTTATTTCTATTTTTTTATCTCGCAGTACAAGAATC harbors:
- a CDS encoding site-specific integrase, producing MNDPVLPKIIDNQKLYSFDEAQSTKKELIWQKLANTTVEQAIQEWLEALGPLTAKNYASGMNMLSAAGLLNTQTTLQAFAIITHDAVIDKIKNLPNALESTKQARAACYISFTRFLNRQTQGLINKVMPSREGTTKTFYRIREKVNTEALTRVQWTAFLRELNKINKRDCLIAKIILQGGKRVSEVLTLKIGQISDQEKEITFRQSKTRGCEKETIITYPKSLFNELKNYIGNREGIVFVTKNNQPVMLNQLAVTFKKAGLLAGIKKVTPHVLRASAVTYFKDQGCSDSDIMKVTGHASAEMIHAYDKSERAQNASKKINLVE
- a CDS encoding septation protein SpoVG family protein, whose translation is MSNRISEIEVTPIKPINGLVAFASFVFDDSFYLGSIGVYTRPSGGYRLAYPTRKTANGGLHVFHPINRKIATQIEEEIITKFKEVVRLSN